The window CAATTAACATTTTATCTAAATCTATTATTTTGATTGCTTCTTGAATATCTATAGCATTTTTAAAAGTTGATATGCCTCCTATTGATATATAAAAACCATTTTCTTGATATATTTTGGCAATTTCAATATTTGCAGTAAAACAATGTAACATTACATTTTTTGCTTTCTCTAATTTTAATATTTCTAAAGCATCATAATATGCATCAAATTTATCTTTTTCATCACGTATATGTAGCATAATTGTTTTGTTAAATTTTATTGCCAATCTAATTTGACGTATAAATCATTTTCTTTGTAAATTAATATCTTCTTTTGAGTAATAATAATCCAAACCTATTTCTCCAATAGCAATAACTTTTGAATTTGCAATTAATTTTTCTAAAAATTCATAATCTTTTTCTGTTGCGTTCGAAACTTCATTTGGATGAATACCTATTGCTGCAAATACTGTGGGATGATTAATTGCATTATCAACAGCTTGTTGAGATGAAATTATATCATAGCCAACATCAATCATTGCCACAACATCATTTTCATGAGCCTCTTTAATAATTTTTTCTATAGACATTTTTTCTTCTTTATATTTTTGTTCATTTAAATGTGTGTGTGAATCTAAATATTTCATAATTACTCCTTTTATTTTCCTAAACAATATTTTCTAAAAATATTATCTAAAATTTCTTCATCATATGTTTCTCCAATTAAATTATTCAAAGTATTTCATGCATTTTGCAAGTCAATCGCAATTATGTCTATTGAAAAATTATTTTTTAAATTTAAATCAGCAATTTCTAATTGTTTCATTAGTATCTCCAATTGTCCAATTTGATTTGCGTTTGCCAATATTGGCTGATCATCTATTTTCAAATTTAAAAAATTAAATTTATCTTCAACAACATCAAGCAAATTACCTATATCATTATTTATAATTGAAATAAAAACAACATCCCCATATTTTAATTTTATTTTTTGAATTTCTTGCTCAGTAATTAAATCTTTCTTATTAAGAATTATTACATGAGGTTTATTTTTAATTTTAGCTAATAAATTATTATCAACATCATTATATTTGGTTGCATCTATTACAAATAAAATTAATTCAGCTTTTTCTATTTGCAAAAGAGATTTTTCAATTCCTATTTTTTCAATTTCGTTTTTGGTTTTTCTAATTCCTGCTGTATCAATTAAATTTAAAGTTAAATTATTTAAATTTATTTTGCCTTCCAAAATATCTCTAGTTGTCCCCTTGATTGAAGACACAATCGCTTTATCTTCATTCAATAAAAAATTTAATAAAGAAGATTTACCAACATTTGTTTCTCCAATAATCGCGGTTGGAATACCATTAAAACTTTTATTAGCAATTTTAGATAATTTTAAAATATTTGAAATAGATTTTTGAATTTTATCAAAATGATGCAAATAATCATTTGTTGTAGAATTTTCCACATCATCATAATCTGGATAATCTATTGAAACTTGTATTTTTGAAATTATTTCTAATAATTCATTTTTTATTTCTAATAATTCATTATTTTTTTTAGCATCTAAATTTCTAAGTGATACTTTCATCGCAAAATCATTTTCTGCTGCAATCAAATCATTAATCGCTTCTGCTTGAATTAAATTTATTCTTCCACCAACAAAAGCTCGTTGTGTAAATTCTCCCTTTAGAGCCATTCTTGCACCGAGTATTATTAAAATTGAAATTATTTTATTTACAATTAATACACTTCCATGACAATTTATTTCTATGACATCTTCACCTGTAAATGAATTTGGAGAAATGAATTTAACTATGACAACTTCATCTATAATTTCATTTTCAAATATAAGTTTTTTAAATTCGACTCCTCGTATATTTTGTAAAGGTTTTTTAAATAATTTATTAACAATTTTAAATGCATCTTCACCTGAAACTCTAATTAATGAAATTGCTTGAGTTTGAATATTTGTGGCAGGAGCAACAATAGTATCATTAATCATCAAAATCACTCCCTAATAAGCAAGATTAATTATCTCACAATAAAATAAAAATATCCTCACATTGAAATGTAAAGATAATCTTAAATTAACCATTTTTTATTTTTGTTTCTTTATAACGAATAAGAATTCTTCTATTTTCGTTTGTATCTACAGATCTTGTCATTATATTCGGAAAAGCAGATAATATTTTATGAATTTCATTTCTAACTAATTGAGGCATCGGCATAAGTTCTATATCTTTTTTAGTTTCTATTACTTGATCTTTAATTTTTAAGACATACCCAATAAATTTATCTTTTAATTTTTCTAAATAAGGTTCATAAATAATAACAGCATAATAAGGTTTAAGAAAGGTCTCTCTTATTCCAAAATTTATTAAATCTTTTATAGCAGAAAATATTTTAAAATCTTCTGGTTCATTTAATTTCAGTTCATCAGAAAAATCAATTGAAAATGCTCTATCATTGAATTTTATTGAAACTACGTTTGGATTAACTTTTAAAAAACCAACAGCTAAAATATTTACCATATCTTCTACGTATTTATAAATATCTTCAAAATTAAATAAAATAACTTTTAATTCTGCTGTTTTTTTTATAATTGATTCGTTTTCTAATATTAAATACATTTGTTCTTGATCTTGTTGATGTAAAAAATGATTCAACTTTTTTTGACTACTAAAATATTTAACTTCTAATTTATTTAAACTCATAATTAAAAATTATATTTATTTTAATTATTTTCTTGTTGAGCAGCAATTTTTTTAAGTTGTTTCATTTTGTGTTTTTCATTTTTTGCTCTGATTCTTTTTGCTTTTGTTTCTCTAGCAATGAAGAAGCCTAAGGTTTGTCCAATTTGGAATGTTGAAGAAAATATTCAGTAAATGGCAACTCCAGTAGCAATTGTTGCAACAATAATCACAAACACCACTAACATAACTACTTGCATAATTAATTGTCTACGTCTAGATTTTTTTTGTTGTTCTGACAATCTAATGCGTGATTTTCGTTGTTTATAAAATTGTAAAAACAACGGTAACATCATTGATAAAACTTGTAGTGGTAAATAAACAGCAATAATTGCAAAATAAACCCAATTACCAGAAGTAACTTGCGGCCATGGTTGTTCTACTAAAGATATTTGTCCTATAACTGCTAATTTTAGAGCTCTTGAAGCTCTAACAATAGAATACATGGCAAATAAAACAGGCATTGAAACAAAGGCATT of the Spiroplasma endosymbiont of Labia minor genome contains:
- a CDS encoding TatD family hydrolase — translated: MKYLDSHTHLNEQKYKEEKMSIEKIIKEAHENDVVAMIDVGYDIISSQQAVDNAINHPTVFAAIGIHPNEVSNATEKDYEFLEKLIANSKVIAIGEIGLDYYYSKEDINLQRKWFIRQIRLAIKFNKTIMLHIRDEKDKFDAYYDALEILKLEKAKNVMLHCFTANIEIAKIYQENGFYISIGGISTFKNAIDIQEAIKIIDLDKMLIETDAPYLAPDPFRGKTNYPKYIKYTVEAIARLKNIPSSEVAINTYKNALEIFKI
- the mnmE gene encoding tRNA uridine-5-carboxymethylaminomethyl(34) synthesis GTPase MnmE, yielding MMINDTIVAPATNIQTQAISLIRVSGEDAFKIVNKLFKKPLQNIRGVEFKKLIFENEIIDEVVIVKFISPNSFTGEDVIEINCHGSVLIVNKIISILIILGARMALKGEFTQRAFVGGRINLIQAEAINDLIAAENDFAMKVSLRNLDAKKNNELLEIKNELLEIISKIQVSIDYPDYDDVENSTTNDYLHHFDKIQKSISNILKLSKIANKSFNGIPTAIIGETNVGKSSLLNFLLNEDKAIVSSIKGTTRDILEGKINLNNLTLNLIDTAGIRKTKNEIEKIGIEKSLLQIEKAELILFVIDATKYNDVDNNLLAKIKNKPHVIILNKKDLITEQEIQKIKLKYGDVVFISIINNDIGNLLDVVEDKFNFLNLKIDDQPILANANQIGQLEILMKQLEIADLNLKNNFSIDIIAIDLQNAWNTLNNLIGETYDEEILDNIFRKYCLGK
- a CDS encoding R3H domain-containing nucleic acid-binding protein — protein: MSLNKLEVKYFSSQKKLNHFLHQQDQEQMYLILENESIIKKTAELKVILFNFEDIYKYVEDMVNILAVGFLKVNPNVVSIKFNDRAFSIDFSDELKLNEPEDFKIFSAIKDLINFGIRETFLKPYYAVIIYEPYLEKLKDKFIGYVLKIKDQVIETKKDIELMPMPQLVRNEIHKILSAFPNIMTRSVDTNENRRILIRYKETKIKNG